The genomic window TTAATTCTTAATTTTCATCTTTCATCTTTCACCTTTCAGTTACCACTACTCAATTACGGGTTACTATTTCTTCACTTGAGAAAATATTTTGGAAAATTTTTTGATATTTTTTAAGGTTGGTTTGGCGGTTCTAGCTAGGCTTTTATAGATACTAAATGTTTATGCTTTTCTGTCACTAAAGTAATCCAAATAAATATTTACCATCTATAAAAGAATGGTTGTCTTACCGTAATTACTACTAGTCAAAATCGTTATTTAAAGTTACAATAACTTTATGAAAGCTAAACGAAGTCATCGTATTAATCAAATCAATCGTAACCTTAGCGGCCAACAGGTAACCATTAACGGCCATGTACACCGTTTACGCAACTACGGGGCCTTTTTATTTATTAATGTGCGCGACCGCAGCGGCCTTATTCAGTGTGTGGTAGACGATACAGCAACTGAGCGGCTCATGGCCCTAGCCAAAAGCCTAAAGAACGAATATTGCATCGCCGTAAACGGCAAAGTAAGGGAGCGCACCGCCGAAAATATTAATGCCGAACAAGAGCGCGGTGATATTGAAATAGCGGTAGAATCTATTCATATTTTTACGCAGAGTTTGGTACCGCCTTTTGTGATAGAAGACGGCGAAAGCCAAGCGAAAGAAGATTTACGCTTAAAATACCGCTTTTTAGATTTACGCAGCGGGGCTATGCAGCAGCGCATAAAGGTACGCCATCAAACAGTTTTTGCTGTGCGCGAATTTTTTAACAACGAAGGCTTTTACGAGATAGAAACCCCTATCTTAATTAAAAGCACCCCTGAAGGGGCACGCGACTATGTGGTGCCCAGCCGTATTTATCCGCACACTTTTTTTGCTTTACCGCAGAGCCCGCAGCTTTACAAGCAAATTTTAATGGTGGGTGGTATGGAAAAATATTTTCAGATAGCCCGCTGTTTTCGTGATGAAGACCCGCGCGGCGACCGCCAGCCCGAGTTTACACAAATTGACGTAGAAATGAGTTTTGTAGAGCAGGAAGATATTTTTAACGTAGGAGAAAAATTAATTAGCCACCTCTTTCATAAAATTATGAATATAACTTTAGCTACCCCTTTTACACATTTAACTTATTACGAAGCTATGAATACCTATGGCAGTGATAAACCCGATCTGCGTTACGGCTTAAAGTTAATAGATTTTAGCGCCTTAGCGGCTCAAAGTAGTTTTGAAGCCCTAGCCACCTCCTTAGGACAAAAAAATGGGGCCGTTAAGGCACTTATCGTTAAAAATTATGCCGAAGGATTTAGCCGTAAAAAAGCCGGTAACCTAGAAGATATTGCCAAAAAATATGGGCTTGGCGGTTTAGCTTGGCTTAAATATACCAACGAAGGTTTAGAAGGTGGTGCCGCTAAATTTTTTAGTAATTTGTTGCCCAATCTCGAAGAATTTGGTCTGCAAAAAGGTGATGTTATTTTAATAGCGGCCGGCAACTGGACAAAAGTATGCGCCAGCTTAGGGATTATTAGGCAAACGGTTGCTAAAGAACTTAATTTGTATAAACCAAACGACTTTGCTTTTTGCTGGATTACCGACTTTCCCCTTTTTGAGTACGATGAAGATTTAGGCAAATGGCAAGCTATGCACCACATGTTTAGTATGCCTAAAGCCGAGTATATCGATAAACTCGAGACCGACCCGGCGGCGGTAATTGGCCAACTATACGACCTCGTCCTTAATGGTTACGAACTCGCCAGCGGTTCGCTGCGTATTTACGACCCGGCTTTGCAGCAGCGTGTTTTTGATATTGTAGGCTACCCAACCGAGCTAGCCGAAGAACGTTTTGGCTTTTTACTAGAAAGCTTTAAATACGGCGCTCCGCCGCATGGTGGGTTTGCCATTGGCCTAGACCGTTTAGTTATGCTTTTAACCGGTGTAGAAAATATCCGTGAGGTAATAGCCTTTCCTAAAAACACACAAGGTATTGCAATGCTGGAAGAAGCTCCTGCACCTATCGAAGAGCAGCAGCTTAAAGAACTGCATCTAACATTTAATGTGCCGGAACCTAAAAATTAAGGAATTATTGTATGGAATTTAAAAAAACCGGCCTTATTCTAATGGCTGGGATTCTCTTTATTTTAGTAAGCTCTATCTTTATCATAACTATGGTAGTATTAAGTGGATTTATTTCGCAGGCGATGAACACTCAAATCGACCGAGAGCTTGGTGTAACGGCCCAGCTGCTAGCCGCAGAAATGGAGCTTCACCTAGAAACTGAAGCCGCAGGCCCAGAAAGCCTTATAAACTGGGCCGAGCAAATTTACCTTACAGGTATTATGGGTTATGGCTTTATTAATATTATAGATAATACGGGGGCCCTTGTTTATACGCCTGCCCAAACTAATATGGGCAGGTTGATATGGGACGTAATCCCGCCGGTACATAGCGATTTTGTCAGGCAGGTGATTGAGAGGAGGCATTCCGCCTCCTTTATAAGTATAAGCGCTACCACCGGATTAACCAGCCGAATGATTATAGAGCCGGTACCGCTTAACGGCTTACCGCCTTATACCATTATGCTGGTATTAGATGAGGCAATCATCACGCAAGATATAAGAGCCATACAAATTATAATGATTAGTACTACCGCAACTTCTCTCATCTTTATTGCTTTAATTATTACCGTTATTTTTGGTATAATGGTTGCTAAGGTAAAGTCATCTGTGAATAAATAAACCGTTTAATGGTTATTATATCTGCTCTGTTTAAGTTAAAGCAGTTTATCTCACAAAGACTGCTGCTGGCCTACAGTCCGCTATTAGCTTCGTGCACGGCGCGTATCAGGCTTTGAATGGTACGCCCTGTCTCGGGCAGGCTAACTTTAAGTTTTTCTATTTTTTCGCAGGCGTGCAGCACGGTGGCGTGCTCACGCCCGCCAAATTCGCGGCCAATTTCGCTGGTAGAGTATTCGGTTATTTCGCGGATAATATACATAGCCAATTGACGCGGGTAAACTATCGATTTACGTTTGCCTTTGCTTTTAAGGTCGCCGGGGGTAATATTAAAGTAGCTGCTAACTACTTTTTGCACAAGGTCGATGGTAATGGTGTTATCGCCTTGCGCACTGCTATTTTGCAGCACCGCTTTTAGTTGATTACGGGCAATTTCGGTAGTAATATTTTTACCGGTTATATCGTTATAAGCCAAAAGAGTTTTAATGGTAGATTCTAAATCACGCACGTTAGTTTTTACATTGGTGGCAATAAACTCGATAACCTCGCTGCTTAGGCTGCGTTCTTGCAGCTGCAATTTTTTATTAATGATGGCTACTTTAGTTTCAAAGTTGGGTGGTTGTAAATCTACCATAATACCAAAACCAAAGCGGCTTAAAAGGCGAGGGGTAATTTTTTTTAACTCGGTAATGGCACGATCGCTGGTAAAAACAATGGGTTTAGCTTGCCCTTGCAGCTCATCAAAAACATGGTAAAGCATATCTTGTGTGGCCGTTTTGCCCTCCAGCACATGCACATCGTCTATAAGCAATACATCGGCTTCGGTATATTTTTGCCTAACATTATTTTTTTTATGGTCGGGGTTAAGTAACCATTTAGAAATATCTTCATAAATTTCGCGGCCGGTAATATAAATAATTTTGGCATCGTTTTGGTTATGATAAATTTGGTTACCAATGGCCTGCAGTAAATGAGTTTTACCCAATCCTACCCCGCCATAAATAAAACAAGGATTGTGAGTTTTATCATTAGGTTTTTCGGCAATTTTTTTGGCTACCCCAAAGGCAAATTCACTATTCTCACCGGCCACAAAGGTATCAAAGTTATTTTCGGGCAATAAACCTTTAGGTAAAGCTTTAGGTTTGCCGGATTTTTTAACGGGCGGTTGCTCATCACCAGCAGGAACGATAATTTCTTGCCGCTGTTTTTCTTGGTTTACCTCAAAATTAATAACAATATTAATACCTTCAAACTCACTTAAAATACGTTCCAGTTTCTTTTTTAATTTATCCGATAACCTATCACGGTAATATGGCGAGTTAGCCAAGATGGTAACTACTTTACCATCAAAGCCGGCAAATTCGGCCCTGTTATTAAAGGAGTCTACATCGTTTTGGGTAATTTCGTTATTGGTACTTAAGGTTGTTAAGGCGTGGGTTAAAATATCTTTATCAAAAAACACCGGCAGCTCCTTGATGGATAGTGTATGCTATAAGCCAAATTTAGACAAGCAGGTTGATTTATGCTTATTGTTAAAGGTGCAAGCTAACCTGCCTAAAAACCAACAATCTATAATTACAAACAAAGCCCGCTTTAGTGCTATCTTAATTTTAAAAAATTTGTTTACTGCTCACTTAATACCCGCTCAATCTCTTCTGCCCCGCATTTTAGCCCTTTTAACTGTAAATTTTCGGTAAAAGTTTTAACTTTTAGTTCGGCAAGTAAATAATAAGCTTGCTGCCGGTTAAGCTGCTGTAAATAAGTTAGCTCGGCTGAATTATGGCTTATAACTTTTTCGCTAATAGTGGCTAAAGCCAAATTTTTTTCGTGGTCTTTTAATGGATTAAGAGTAGCCCTTTCTAGCCTAGTAATTAAAGCTTTAGTAAAGACAGCTAACCTAAGGATAAAAGAATGATTAAAATTAAGCCAAGCGGCCGGAGCAAAAAGATTATCCATCTCTTCTTCTATCGTTATATAAAGTCCTTTTAAGTGATTGTGACGCTGCTTAAAGCTAGCTAATAATTGACGAAGTTTTATATATTCGTTTAAAGCCGGCCGGCTTACCGCCTGCTCTTGCTCGGCCAGCTGCCATAAATTTTTTATAAAATTTGACGAAGCCAACTCTTGCCATTCTTCAACTGTACGGCTATTAAGGTACAAATGTCGCTGCCAAAAACCGGCCAGCCAGTCATCTTTAAAATTTTTACCCAAATATAGCAAAGCCTCACCGGTAAAGGTAATATCATTTTTAATAGCTAAAAACTCTTTGCGGTAAATTTTTTGCAATAAAGCTTTTACAGCAATGGGGTGGTTTAGTTCGGCCTCGTGTAAAGTAGAATATAATTTAATATCTACCTGTTCGTTGTGGTAAAAAAGAGCCGGATAAGCTTTACCGATAACTTTATCTTTATGGTGTTTATCATAAATGGGTACACTTAAAGGTATTCCCTCGTTAGGAAGCACGGTAAGATTAATTTGCTCCAGCTGTTTTTTAGCTAAACTAGCTGCGATAAGCTTAGGCGAAATACCTGTAGCTTTAACTTGTTTTAAATCGTTTAAGTTACGGCTGGCGGCAGCCTCTGTGCCATCATCATTTAATAAAATGTAACGCGGCCGCAGACGTGGCTGTATCTTTGTTTCGGCTTCTTGCCAAATGGTACGGTCTATCTGCAGCGAATAATGGGTGATTAACTGGTGAGTTAGTTCATCAAATAAATCGTTATTTATATTAATTTTAGCGGCTAAATCTTGGCTGGTAGCACGGGTAGGCTGCAAACGCACACGTTTGTCTTTAGGTAAGGCCCGGATAATAGCCTCTATCCGCTCCCCTAAATAACCTTTAGGGCCGGCTAGGCCGGTCCTGCCGTCAATTTGCCTAATTTCCTCGCTATTTAACTGTAGGCTATAACCATCGTCATTTTGCCCTAAATTAAAGTTATAACTTACCGCTAAATTATGGCTGCTGCCCTTAGGCGTATTAGTCAAAGTAAGTTCATCGGGGTAATCGGCTAAATAATCATTAACATCTTTAAGTAATAAATCGGCTTCCGTTAAATAAAGGCTGTTATCGCCGTTATTTTCGATAAATTTATTTAACTGGGCTAAACTAGCCACTCCATTTAACTTAGCTAAATAAAAAGCCGCAATAGCCTCATCGCCGGCCACAATATCTAACCGCCTAAGTTTATCTTGGACGGCAGCCAAATTAACCCGTAACTGCTGGTTGGCCACCAAAAAAAGTAAATTAGCTAGGTTATTTACTTCGTCGTTAAGTAAAAAATCTTTAACAAATATACCGGTAGCCTCTGCCGGATTGTAATTACTGTAAGCCACCTGCCGACTGGCGATGGTTAGGCCATAAAGCTGGCTTTTTTCGGTACACAGCACCTCTAGGGCTTTAAGACTAAAAAAAGGGGCTTCGGCGCGTTTAGTAATGAGGTGGCCGGCTAAAGACGGCAACCAAGCTACATCAAAAGCCGCAGCGGTACGGCTGTAAAGTTTGCTGGTACGCTGCAACAAAGCGCTAAAAACGGCCGGCCATTCTTCGTTGTAAAGGCTGCTGGCCGGAAAGATGACCATCTCTTGATTACCGGCTAAATTATAAGTGTTATTTTTATATATTTTTTTAGCTTTAGCGGTATGGTTAGGTTTTTCGGTGGATTTAATAAAAGCAAATTGACTAATAAAGCCACTAAGCAAAGCCCTATGCAGGCCGGCATAAGCAGGGTCGGCCGGGCCGATAGTTTCGGCCGCAGCGGTGGTTAGGTTAATAGCGGCCGCTTTTACTTTAGTATCAAAGAATTTTTTTTCATTAAGCATATTAGCCAGCTGCTCGCGTAAAGCCAACCAATCTTTAGTGCGGTTATAACTTAAAAAATTGGTTAAACAAAAATTTTTAAAATTTTTTTTAGATTTTCTCTTTTCGGCCATAGCGGTTTCATACAATTTAAGGTAAAAAATAAAATCGCTGGCTTTATGGCTAAAAATTTTATGTTTACTATCGGCCAAAGCTTTATTTTCGCCGCGCTCACGCTGGTCTTGCATCGATAAGGCCGCTACAATGGTTAAAGCTTCGTCCAGCACTCCT from Spirochaetaceae bacterium includes these protein-coding regions:
- the aspS gene encoding aspartate--tRNA ligase, encoding MKAKRSHRINQINRNLSGQQVTINGHVHRLRNYGAFLFINVRDRSGLIQCVVDDTATERLMALAKSLKNEYCIAVNGKVRERTAENINAEQERGDIEIAVESIHIFTQSLVPPFVIEDGESQAKEDLRLKYRFLDLRSGAMQQRIKVRHQTVFAVREFFNNEGFYEIETPILIKSTPEGARDYVVPSRIYPHTFFALPQSPQLYKQILMVGGMEKYFQIARCFRDEDPRGDRQPEFTQIDVEMSFVEQEDIFNVGEKLISHLFHKIMNITLATPFTHLTYYEAMNTYGSDKPDLRYGLKLIDFSALAAQSSFEALATSLGQKNGAVKALIVKNYAEGFSRKKAGNLEDIAKKYGLGGLAWLKYTNEGLEGGAAKFFSNLLPNLEEFGLQKGDVILIAAGNWTKVCASLGIIRQTVAKELNLYKPNDFAFCWITDFPLFEYDEDLGKWQAMHHMFSMPKAEYIDKLETDPAAVIGQLYDLVLNGYELASGSLRIYDPALQQRVFDIVGYPTELAEERFGFLLESFKYGAPPHGGFAIGLDRLVMLLTGVENIREVIAFPKNTQGIAMLEEAPAPIEEQQLKELHLTFNVPEPKN
- the dnaA gene encoding chromosomal replication initiator protein DnaA, which produces MFFDKDILTHALTTLSTNNEITQNDVDSFNNRAEFAGFDGKVVTILANSPYYRDRLSDKLKKKLERILSEFEGINIVINFEVNQEKQRQEIIVPAGDEQPPVKKSGKPKALPKGLLPENNFDTFVAGENSEFAFGVAKKIAEKPNDKTHNPCFIYGGVGLGKTHLLQAIGNQIYHNQNDAKIIYITGREIYEDISKWLLNPDHKKNNVRQKYTEADVLLIDDVHVLEGKTATQDMLYHVFDELQGQAKPIVFTSDRAITELKKITPRLLSRFGFGIMVDLQPPNFETKVAIINKKLQLQERSLSSEVIEFIATNVKTNVRDLESTIKTLLAYNDITGKNITTEIARNQLKAVLQNSSAQGDNTITIDLVQKVVSSYFNITPGDLKSKGKRKSIVYPRQLAMYIIREITEYSTSEIGREFGGREHATVLHACEKIEKLKVSLPETGRTIQSLIRAVHEANSGL
- the hrpA gene encoding ATP-dependent RNA helicase HrpA translates to MASTYSSKLNGLPYLQALRFKKQLTKLKEGDEGYADLITQLDEAVEQAKTHWQNRPKQLNYPDLPIINYKDKIVAAIKNNHSLVVAAETGSGKSTQLAKFCLEAGLGKRGKIAMVQPRRLGAMTIAGRIASELGEELGQSVGYKIRFDDKSSGQNFIELLTDGMLLAQLQRDKLLLAYEVIIVDEAHERSLNIDLLLGLLKLIQTKRPSLKVIISSATLDTQKFADFFNCPIIEAEGRNYPVTLYYRPFNDGELSEQIIIIVGEILEQSSYGDILVFLPTEEEINNLLDLLTKLKSKQALLALPLYARLGASEQRKIFDKFNGRKVIASTNIAETTLTIPGVKYVIDSGLARISQYNSVNRIQNLPIVAISKASANQRMGRAGRTEAGECYRLYSEEDFLARQDFTLPEIQRANLSETVLRMLALGITEVEGFPFVDSPKLSYFNEAFKTLFELGAITSLKKPLILSKLGRFMAQIPIDPRLSRILLEANNEGVLDEALTIVAALSMQDQRERGENKALADSKHKIFSHKASDFIFYLKLYETAMAEKRKSKKNFKNFCLTNFLSYNRTKDWLALREQLANMLNEKKFFDTKVKAAAINLTTAAAETIGPADPAYAGLHRALLSGFISQFAFIKSTEKPNHTAKAKKIYKNNTYNLAGNQEMVIFPASSLYNEEWPAVFSALLQRTSKLYSRTAAAFDVAWLPSLAGHLITKRAEAPFFSLKALEVLCTEKSQLYGLTIASRQVAYSNYNPAEATGIFVKDFLLNDEVNNLANLLFLVANQQLRVNLAAVQDKLRRLDIVAGDEAIAAFYLAKLNGVASLAQLNKFIENNGDNSLYLTEADLLLKDVNDYLADYPDELTLTNTPKGSSHNLAVSYNFNLGQNDDGYSLQLNSEEIRQIDGRTGLAGPKGYLGERIEAIIRALPKDKRVRLQPTRATSQDLAAKININNDLFDELTHQLITHYSLQIDRTIWQEAETKIQPRLRPRYILLNDDGTEAAASRNLNDLKQVKATGISPKLIAASLAKKQLEQINLTVLPNEGIPLSVPIYDKHHKDKVIGKAYPALFYHNEQVDIKLYSTLHEAELNHPIAVKALLQKIYRKEFLAIKNDITFTGEALLYLGKNFKDDWLAGFWQRHLYLNSRTVEEWQELASSNFIKNLWQLAEQEQAVSRPALNEYIKLRQLLASFKQRHNHLKGLYITIEEEMDNLFAPAAWLNFNHSFILRLAVFTKALITRLERATLNPLKDHEKNLALATISEKVISHNSAELTYLQQLNRQQAYYLLAELKVKTFTENLQLKGLKCGAEEIERVLSEQ